The window GACGTAGGCCAGCGCCTGGGGCACGAGGAAGAGGAGAAAGGCCAGCGGCACGCTCGAGGTCCAGATCCCGGCGGCAAAGAGCGGCACCGCGACGGTATAGGCCATCGCCGGAACCCAGCCGTAGAAGGCCCGGTCGGCCTTGCCCAGCTTGTCGGCCAGGATACCGCCCAGAAGGACGCCCACCGTTCCCCCGATCAGCAGCACCGCCCCGATGAACCAGGAGGTGTGGACAAGGTCGAGCGCGAAGCTGCGCTGGAGGAGGCTCGGCAGCCAGAACGCGAGGCCATAGCCCAGCATCGAACTGGAGGCCGCGCCGAAGCTCAGCAGCCAGAACGCCTTCTTGCGCGCAAGCACGCGGGCCACCGCGCCCAGCGTGGGTGCAGCCGGGCCCCGGTCCGCCACGGCGGGCTTGGGGCGGTCGCGCACCACGAACTTGAAGGCGGGCGCGATGAGGAGGCCGCACAGGCCCACCACCGCAAAGGCCGCGCGCCAGTCCACCGTCGCCGCGACATAGCCACCCGCCAGCACGCCGGCCGCCGAACCCAGAGGAATGCCCAGCGAGTAGATCGAGAGCGCGAAGGCGCGCCGCTCGGACGGGAAGTGGTCGCCGATCACCGCGTAGGACGGCGCAACGCCGCCCGCCTCGCCGATGCCCACACCAAGCCGGGCCAGGAAGATGTGCCAGAACCCCTGCGCCAGACCGCACATGGCGGTGAACAGGCTCCAGCACACGAGCGAGCCGGTGATGACCCAGGAGCGGCTCGTGCGGTCCGCCAGCGAGGCCAGTGGCACACCCAGCGTCGAATAGAGGATCGCGAAGGCGAGCCCGCCCAACAGGCCCATCTGCGCGTCGGACAGGTCGAGATCCGCCTGGATCGGCGCGGCGAGGATCGCCAGGATCTGCCGGTCCACGAAATTGAAGATGTAGACCAGCAGCAGCATCGCCAGCACCAGGTTGGGCGACGCGGCCTTGCGCTCCCCCAGTGCGGAAGCAGGTGCGGAAGCGGGTGCGGGTGGGGGCGCGGCGCGGGAGGTGTCCAGTGTGGCCATGTCAGCCCATGTGCTCCTTGCAGAAGGCGGTGATCGCGGCGCGCGCGGGCGCCTCGTCGAGGATCGGGGCATGGCCCACGCGCGGAACTTCCACCGCTTCATAGGGCCCGGAATGACGGCTGGCCATCTCGGCAACGGTCGCCGCGCTCAGGAGGTCCGAAATCGCGCCGCGAATGACCAGCACCGGGATCGCATCGAGCGCGTCCCACAAGGGCCACAGATCGGGCGGCACCACGGTCGCATCCTCGCCCGACACGCCCTTCGAGATTTCCGGGTCGTAGGCAAAGGAGACCGTCCCGTCCGGGTTCTCCACGCAGGTCCGGCGCGCGAAGGCCATCCAGTCCGCCTGCCCGAAATCGGGAAAGGCCGAGGAATTGATGGCCCGGCACCGCGCGGCGGCCGCATTCCAGTCCGCCATGGGACCACCCGGCCCGACATAGCCCTGGATGCGGGTCAGGCCCTCGGCCTCGAGAACAGGGCCAATGTCGTTGAAGACCATGGCCCTGGCAAAGCCCGGGCGCATCGCCTGCATGACCAGCGCCATCAGCCCGCCCATCGAGGTGCCGATCACGCCGCAGTCCTCAATGCCCAGTCCGTCGAGCAGCGCGAACATGTCCGCGCAGTAGATGTCGGGCCGGTACTGCGCCGGGTCCGGGTCCCACTGCGAGAGCCCGCGCCCGCGCTGGTCGGGCACGATCAGGCGGTACTCGCCTGCAAGATAGGCCGCGACCGGCGCGAAGTCGGCGCTGTTGCGGGTGAGCCCGTGCATGAGCAGCAGCACGGGCGCGTCGGGGCGCGCGGCCGGATAGTCGCGCGCGACCAGATCCAGCCGCCCACAGGCGCTGCGATAGCGGTGGAGCGCGTAGTCCATCGTTGGGATATCCTTTCCTGGCAAAGCCCGTCCCTCGTCCGGTCTGGTCCGGTCCGGCCGCGCGGCATGCCCCCCAGCATCGCCGCCCAGCCGGACCGGTAGGCCCTGCCTCTAGTGCGTGTCTACGTTCAGAATTCCAGCGACGCGGTCACGAAGACCTGCCGCGGGTTGCCGTAGAACGCGGTCAGCGTGCCCTCGGTGCCCAGCGTCGGGGTCAGCGGGCTCGCCAGCGCGCCGGTCAGCGGATCGGCGGCCATGAAGGTGTAGCCCGAGGTCTTGTAGCGCTTGTCGGTCAGGTTCTTGCCGTGGACGCCCAGGCTCCAGTTCCCGCCGGGCGCGGTGTAGACGATGCTTGCATCGATGAGCGCATAGGAGCCCTGGTCGAGGTAGGGGTTGGGCACCTCGAACTGGTAGGTCTTGCTGCGGAACGAGAGGGTCGAGCTGAACGAGAGGTCGCCATCGCCGACCGGCGTTTCGTAGCCCAGCGTACCGCTGCCGGTCCATTCGGGCGTGTTCTGGATCTTGCGGTAGTCCGAGACGTCGGTCGGAACGCCCGCGATGAGGCCCTCGTACTCGGTGTAGCGCGCATCGATCCAGCCCAGCGATCCCGCGAAGGTCAGGCGGTCACCCATGCCGAGGAAATCGCGGGCAAGCGTGGCGTTGGTCTCCAGTTCGATACCGTCGATCTTGGCCTTGCCCGCATTGGTGATGACCCCGCAGAAGGTCGGAATGCCGTCCACCGTGCAGCCCGCCGAGCCCGGGATCTGGACGTCGCTGTAGTCCATGTGGAAGGCCGCGAGCGCCACGTAGAGATCACCGCCGAAGAGGTTGCCCTTGTAGCCGATCTCGTAGCTGTTCACCGTTTCGGGATCGAAGCTCAGGTAATCGGCGATCTCGCCGTCGCTGGGAATGCCCCTCGGGTTGCTGGTCGGCGCGTTCACGCCCACGCCGCGCGGGTCGAAGCCG is drawn from Novosphingobium decolorationis and contains these coding sequences:
- a CDS encoding spinster family MFS transporter, which encodes MLLLVYIFNFVDRQILAILAAPIQADLDLSDAQMGLLGGLAFAILYSTLGVPLASLADRTSRSWVITGSLVCWSLFTAMCGLAQGFWHIFLARLGVGIGEAGGVAPSYAVIGDHFPSERRAFALSIYSLGIPLGSAAGVLAGGYVAATVDWRAAFAVVGLCGLLIAPAFKFVVRDRPKPAVADRGPAAPTLGAVARVLARKKAFWLLSFGAASSSMLGYGLAFWLPSLLQRSFALDLVHTSWFIGAVLLIGGTVGVLLGGILADKLGKADRAFYGWVPAMAYTVAVPLFAAGIWTSSVPLAFLLFLVPQALAYVWLGPVTSAIQHLVDPPARATASALFLLINNLIGLGGGIYALGALSTALTPVYGSEALRMSMLFALVLYLVAATLMALAGPFLRREWVDEVK
- a CDS encoding alpha/beta fold hydrolase — its product is MDYALHRYRSACGRLDLVARDYPAARPDAPVLLLMHGLTRNSADFAPVAAYLAGEYRLIVPDQRGRGLSQWDPDPAQYRPDIYCADMFALLDGLGIEDCGVIGTSMGGLMALVMQAMRPGFARAMVFNDIGPVLEAEGLTRIQGYVGPGGPMADWNAAAARCRAINSSAFPDFGQADWMAFARRTCVENPDGTVSFAYDPEISKGVSGEDATVVPPDLWPLWDALDAIPVLVIRGAISDLLSAATVAEMASRHSGPYEAVEVPRVGHAPILDEAPARAAITAFCKEHMG